The nucleotide sequence CCAGTAGGAATTTTTAATTGCTTCATCAATGAtgttgattcaatttgaagaagaaatagGACTTTTTTTCAATAGGAATTGTCCTGTCTCACATGAGTAAGATGTCCCAAATGTTCATAGGTTCTTAGGTGCTACAACATCTTTTTAGTTGCTTTGTGTGGAAACCATTCATACCTGTTGTGACTAATACATTTAACGTCCACAGCAAAGTGCGGGTACATTTTCTAGTTTAGTCTAAACTAGAAGGGAGAGAATTCGTACTTAGGCATAGAAAGGGTGAAAATGTATCTAGTTGACTTGGCTACGCCAGGCATAGGGCAAGTACTCATTCTTATGTGGCATGTGACATTTCACAAACAAGTCTTCAGATCCATCAACATGAAATTTACTAGTTCTACTTGTTTCAGGTGTAGGCCACAATATCGAAGAGGTGTGCTTAAGCCTCACAAGTCCCTCTTGGCATTtctcttgtattttttttttttttttttttttttgaacaaatgatattgtcTAGGGGTGTGCTAAGTCTcataatgggctaacaataatgtagtttaaattcgcctttaacaataattgaacctaaaaccacAATTACAAATGGAGAGAATAATTAAGCCCACGATGATGCCCCAAAGCAAACTCTATCTCATgatcctttttgttttgttatattCGTATTATACATGCAATAgtaactagccttcatgcacgtgTGAAAACGTATGCAGAAGACATTTTTTAAATCATAGCGTGGTACTCAtgacttacacattttaaatatatctatatgcgtaaattgacaaaggaaagtcaaatattttaagtaaatgaataattttagatcatgttagaagaaacccctcataaaccaattaaaacagttgaattcacataataaaatcggtctctatagaatttacattaagaatagagaaaataatatttaataaacaattgattgaatcatattattactagcctattgtgaggttaagctcaCCTCCtttccctttagtgtagataatatcgtttatttaaaaaaaaaaaaaaaaaaacaatcatttgacaattaatttaatcacattattatctgtgtgctaaagatttttttttattttttttattttttataaccggcattacacgcctcttaagatattttaaacgtgtttaaaaataaagaaaataatatttaataaataattgattgaatcacattattgctaactcattgtgaggctaagcccaccccattcctctttagtgtagataatatcgtttgttaaaaaaaaacaaacaatcatttgacaattcaTTTAATCACATTGTTATCCGCATGCGGaaaaccttttttataaccagaATTACACGtctcttaaaatgttttgaacgtgtttaaaaatagagaaattgaatcacattattgttagcctattgtgaggtaataattaaaaaaaaaaattttaaaaagcaccaaaaattaaattactaaaaacatactattaaaatgacaaaaatgcccctgtcttatttgatgcattattttggaatgcctttttaagttttttttgttttgggggcatttttgtccaaatatttttgttgaagcatAGTGACACCAAATCACTATTcaccttttccattctctttatatataaCTAGGCGATAAGCACACACtctgtgtgtgtgaacaatttcatttcatttttttatttatttatttattaaggaatgattagtttttaaaattttaaaaagagtatgaaaaaatgatggttgaccaatttctcttaataagtgcatattttatcttaatattacataattactgttttttGTCCTCATTATGTAAATAttatgtatcaaaagtgaggataaaacaggaaaaatagggatatgattgtcattttgtcaaaatgtacaaaattactattttaccctcatCATATCAATATTGTGTATTCAAAAGTAAgggtaaaattaataaaaaattgagaaaaaagttgaaaagggcTCTTCTCTAAGGACGTGTTTATGTATCTGTAATCGGAATGAGAATGTGGAATTGAATTCCGATTACGGAGTACTCTGGTGTTTACTTAACATGGAGGAATCAAAAAAGCAATGGGGCCCAcacaaattttggaattcaattccttgTATTGGTGGAATTGGATTCCCTAGATATAGGTGGTAATTCAATTCCTGATTGTTTGGGCAATCGGAATGACACTTTTGTTCCCTTTATACCCTCACTTACTTTTTATATTTCCAAGACTATCATTTATAAACCCATTaaagtatataaaatatttgatttgggacaagggcattttagtaatcatactagtttatattccgattctgctgaattagtaaacagctTTGTGGAATTATATTCCGATTCtagaacatttaagtaaacaacttcaacaggaATCCAATTCTGACTTCTCCTCATTCCAACTCCtactcaattcaattcctcataTTTTCATTACCGTTACGTAAACATGCCATTAATAgaatagatagatagatagataagACAACTATTCCACATTCCTCCTCTTTTCCCAAATCACATTATAGCTTCCAAAAACAGTTTGTACCAAATCTGGTGGCAGGGGAATAGGAATGGAGAAACCGAAGTCTATGCTTTCTCCTCCCATTATGCACACGATGCACCAATATAGAGATAGACTTTCATTAACCTTCCTCCTCCGGCAATCTCACAAGTATTAACTCTACCATAAGCCAAAATCTATCCCAATATTCGTGCCTTGTGGAACTTTTGCTTTCCAAATTATCTGAAGAggatagaaaatgagagaagatgatttattaatggaaaattttatttgaaccaacATAACTTGTCTCTACACCTAACTTAAACTTTAAATATGAATCATCTTTTTTAGCCTATTGTATAATTACCATCAAGCACAagataaaactaaaattaaaattaaaatttatcaataaaccctcTCATCACATCAAACTCTATCATCACAGAGTCTTTATTCCACGTTCATTCTAACTAAAAATACTAAGACGCTCTCATACAGTAAAACAAGCTCTTTTTGACTGATGGTGATGATTTtaaagttttgaatcctccaactaAAGGATTAATCAATATAATCTCAACAAAATCCTCTACGAAGGAGTTGGCAATTTATACCTAgctctaattaaaaattatgcTTGAACGTAACAAATGCAGGAGTAAGGATCAAATATCAGCAACATAATTATTTAAACTCGACACAATTGTACATCAGAGTGACGAGTACTGCATCCTATTCAATATCCACCAGGTCCTAGATTTTGTATATCATAGTGACAAATATGTCATAGATTGGATTCTGGTGGGACAGACCGAATAACATGAGGAAATTCATACTTCCTTTTGATTCAAGCATCTGATTCAGAGGTTAATTATCGATTCAACAAATTTGGGATTAAGGTTAGAACTAATTTTGTATAAACAATGTGTCTTAGGTTCACTTTGATTATTGGGTTTTAATTCTTATTTGGGTCTCTTTTGCAGGTGGTGATTTCTGGGTGTGGCTATGAGGTAATTGCAATGTACTCTTCCTGCAATTAAGATTGTTTTTGCAACAGGATACAATGAGTTTGATTAAGTTATTAAGTTACTCCCTTTGCAACTAAGATTGTTTTGCAAGTAGAAGATAACAAAAGACTTAACAAAGTTAAGTTGGGTTAAGAAATTAGAAAAGCCATAGAGGGGCCGCAATCCTTATGAGTGCAAAAGATTTGAACTCCACTAAGCACAAGACAAATATGTGAGAGATATTGCTCTATGTACGCCTTGAATAAGTTGTAGAACattgattttgagtttttatttttgaatgggtgtaaagatagaTCTATATATTGAATTGGGTCTTCAAGGGTAATTTAAGTAGTAAATTTaagtttaaagagatattgatagtttaattaaaaataatatgaatgtagagagtaagttgagtgtaaaaagaggttatataggttcaaataaaattttcctttattaattaatttgctAGAGATTGACTTACACGAAAGTACATGGGATGAATCAGAATATCACCCATAACGAAAATAGGTAGGACATTGACTCAAGTCTATAACCACAATATCACCCATAACATTAATTTAACATTTTCTTGTAATGCTAATACTCAGCAGTGATATAAACGCGTCAAATATTAACGTGTCGAACATTTGAAAGCCTCTAACCCTTCTGATGCCTTATTGGAAAAAAATTTCGCTGCAAATATAAATATGTCGTAACTATGAAATACTAATGTAAATGCAAATAGTGAAATCCGAAGATGGGATTTCACAGTActattgaaaacatgatcttttctagagattaaaatgaagttttcttaaATCAATTAATAATACATCTAGCAACATGTCCATTTTGGTTATTTCAGAGTTCCAACACttctatataaaaatttaacaaacacCCTGACacagttttcttttttaatttgctaaaagcacttttagcactataatttaccaaacacttactTGGTTTTTTTACCGCACGACGGAAGCAGTTTTGAGAGAAATGAAAACAATCCTCTTTTGGGAGTTCGATTCTCATCAGATAAATCAGGGCTCGGTCCTGCCTCGTCCTCACCACTATCAATACTATCAGACCTCAATATTTTCGAAGGAAGGTTCTCATCAGATGTGTCGTGGCTTGTTCGTGCCTCATCATTGTCTCCCGACAAACAATCCTGATGTGGGTTTAAATCATATAAACCAGGATGCGAATCATCCGTATTTTCCTTCATAAATTTGTCCCAGACAAGATTAACCGCTACTTTCTTCACTCTTGCAGAATTATCTCCAGGCCGAGCAGGCCCTACAAAAATCTTGACTTGATCGCCTTTTTGCCAACAGAGCACATCGTTCGATAACTGCCCCTGCCAAAGATAATGGTCTTCATAATCACAGAAAGTTGGTACTGAGGCATATGTTATATGGGCGAGCAAAGCAGTACGCTTGGTTTTATTTCGAACGGAAATGACAAGAGGACAATCCTCAGGTTGTTTGTTTGAAGAGTATACACAGCACAGAGTCAACCCATTAAAATTACTACCAACGCTTTCAGTCACTGCAAAACAGACTTCATCATCCCCGACATACTTGAACCACTCAGGAATATAATTTCCATTGAGGAAAATGCCACCATAACCGCAAGAAGTCCATCCCTATACCATGTAGATTAAGATTTGTATGAGCAACACATTGTAATGAATGCACCTTTACACATGTACATGTTCATCTgggtgtgtgagtgtgtgtgtgtgtgtgtgtgtgtgtgtgtgtgtgtgtgtgtgtgtgtgtgtgtgtgagagagagagagagagagagagagagagagagacctgtaGTATCTTCTTCCTAAACTCAGCAGTGAGATTTGTGCACCCTTCCATATGAATCCTTGTCATGGACTTTAATGATTTGTGCAGGCCCCCAATCTCAGTGATTTTGGGGGAGTGATTGAGATGCAATACTCTCATCCTTGACATTTCCGAAAAATTTGGCATTTTCTCCAATGCAATGCACTCATCCGCTTCCAGGATTTCCAAATTTGTTGGTAAATATGGAATTTTCTGTAGATTTGTGCAATTATTCAAGTGTAACGTTTGAAGCTTGTTAAGTCTGCTGAGGATAGGTAGGCATTTAAATCCATTGCCTCTTGCGTCTAAAACTTCTAACGAAAATAGAGCCCCAAGATCTATAGGAATTGCATGATCTGCTAGATTGCAGTTTGCAAGAGACAAGTACTTAAGCTTTTTCAATCGTAATACAGAGTGAATCTCGGACAAACTCTTACAGTCTTCAAGTATCAATCTCTCAAGATTTGGGATTTTTGAAAAGTCTGGTAATCTGATCAGGCGATTGCAATAACCAAGATAAAGAAACTTCAACTTCTCAAGTAACTGTAAGACAAAAGATGaggaaaatcaaaattcaaatagaaGAGAGAAAGCATGATGTTGGTATTTCCAAAACGCGGAGAAAAGATTTGATATATAGTTTGGTTGAGTTCAAGACAGTACCACGTTCCCAGCCAAGTCCTccaagttttcaaaatttgagcaGCCAGTGAGATCAAGAGTTTCAATAGATGTCAATTTGTAAAAACTCTTTGGGAGATCCCTAAGCAAGCAGTCTTTAAGATCTACTGAAACAAGTTTCTCAAGTTGACCAATAGACTGGTCAATGTTGAGCAAAGACTTACAGTCTTGAAGTACCAACTGCTCGAGATTTGGGAGTTTTGAAAAGTCAGGTGATTGTCTTAGGTAATGGGAATGACTGAGATTAAGAAACTTCAACTTCTCAAGCAACTGttagagaaaaggaaaaaaaactcaaattcaaATATAAGACAGAAAGCATGATGATGGTGTTTAGAAAACCTAGAGGAATGAATTAATAATTTGGTTAAAGTCATAACATACCAGATCGGAATCCTTCCAAACTTGTGTGAGTTTGCTATAGCTGAGGTCAATAACAACTATGTTTGGGTGATCAAAATCTTCTGGTATGACCTCCAGGGGGAATCCATGCCAACACAACCATCTTAACTCATTGAACAGATTGTTGTAACTGCCAGTGAGCTTGACGTAATTGAGTTTGAGCAATCTCAGACTATGCATGTTTCTAAATGCTTCTGTACTGAAAATAGTCTCGTCAGACTCTTGCAAATCTAAAGTGAGTCCTTGAATTGCTTCAGTTCCCtattgaggaggaggaggaggggaggGGTGGGAAAGAATTGAGTAAGAAAAGGGCTATCTGCATGTGAAAAGATGATTTATGCACACAAAACCTATCACTCGCCTGGTACCTATGAATTAAAGCCATATAATTTGTGCTGAGACTTCCGTTGTGCTGTGTCCAAATTTGTTAGGTATCTAAGTATCTGCTACAGGTGTTATATTTCACCTCTTGCATCTAAGAAGAGCAGAACATATATGATACATGATTCtgttaattaatttaagatAATTCAATACAATCGGTTCCTTTGATATCTCCTAcactttcctttttctcttttcattcaACCTGTAGTATATATGGGTATCTTTCCAATCAACTCATTGTGTTGTATACTGTTGAAACGTCCAACATATACAAATTATTAGATGTGTGTGATATgcatatttattaagtagatgcATTTAACATAAAATTTGGTTGCAAAAGTACTTACAGATTTGTCTGTCAACACCTTTAGCACATCGTTGTGATGCCATAACCTACTGCGGTTTCCAGGGTCATGGGATTCTAAATGCACAATTTCTCTTCCCATGTCGCGAAGCAAATCATGCATCACCAGTGTGAAATCATCATTAGTAGTTACAAGGCATCGTTCTTGGAGGACACTGATTCCGATTTCTGGATATAAGTCACAGCCATCCAATATTTTCATGACATAGTCCTTGTTCATTCCAGTAAAGAAACATGATATATCAAGGAATATAGCCTTCAGGTCATCATCAGCTAGCTGATCAAAGCTTATTTTAAGTCTATTGAGAACCTCCCCACGAGGATGACATTTCAATTTCTCCAACTCACTTTTCCATTCACTTGAGCTTTTCCCAGATAGATaagaacctaaaacttcaagtgCTAGTGGTAAACCTCCACAGTAATCAACAACTTCTCTTGAGACATGAAGATATTCTTCATTAGGATAATTCTTACTGAAGGCATGCCAACTAAGGAGCTCAAGAGCTTCTTCTTTATTCATTGCTGGTAGATGACAAATCGTATTTGCTTTTAGTATCTTTAGCAAATGTTGGTCTCTTGAGGTTATAATAATTCTACTACCTGGGCCGAAAGAGTCACGTTTTATAGCTAATGCTTCTAACTGTTTCACGCTATCTACCTCATCAACTATGACAAGTACCATTTGGTTGCCAAGTCTTCTTTTTATATCCTCGGTCCCTTCATCAATTCTACTAACCTTTATGTTTCCTGATCTCAATACATCAGAAAGAAGTGTGTATTGCAACTTAACCAGTTTCTCTTCTCTCACACTAGCAAGAAAACTTTTACCTTCAAACAAACCCTGATATTTGTTGAAAATGGCTTTGGCAACCGTCGTTTTACCCACTCCACCCATACCCCAAATTCCAATTATGCGAACATCATTTGATCCTCCAACATCTAAATAATTACTGATTTCTTGCACCCGAGAATCTATTCCAACTGGATTGGTGGCTACCTCTAAGCATGGTCTGCGGTCCAAGACTCTGATGATCTCTGTGACAATTTCCCTGATAAACTTTCGTTCTTCGTCCCTGGTTGTCACAAGTCCAAATGAAGCACAAGTTAGATTTATTATACAAACTGCAACTTTAATATGTGGATGTGTTCGTTCAACTATAACTATTCAGAATTTGACGAGTCAAAACCGCCAAATACCATCAAATTTTGATGCCTAACCATTCCGAATTTTACTGAGGGGCCATTTAGATTTGTTTATGTAGGAAGCAATTATGTTCGTGAGTAGAAGTGCTTTCAGTCTACACATGTTAACATTTGCACTAAAAATTCAAGACCCTGGAAAAGCATCTGACATGGACGTCCCTAGAAACCGCTTCTACGACTCAAAAATACTTCTAAATTTTTCCgcaaaagtgcttttgattGTTAGAATGCGTTTTATCCCTTCGAAGAAATCCCAAACAAGCATCATTCTATTGTTTCTTAATATGGTTTATacacaaaaaaatgtttttaaatatgtaaaaaatttaGACTGGGAAATTAAACacatacaaaataaagaaaaggaaatgagAAAGTAAATTTATTTACCAATCCGTGAATCTAGCATTAAAACCAGACAAATTTGCAGCGTCAGTAAGAGCGTCTCTCCATAGCTGTAACTTTTCTTTGGCGTCATACGACCGCCGTTCGTGGTCCAGAAATGCTGTTGCAAAAGTACCGGTCTGTGTCCTGACTTCTGAAGGTTGGACATCACAGAATATTGGAATAACCATTTGACCCAGTGTTTTTCTGCACTCCATGATCTTCGCGAGATCATCAAGACAACATATTGATTCCGCATAGTTCTCTGAGAAGACGATGACAGCGACTTTAGACCCTTGGATTGCCTGATTCAGCACGTTTACCTCATTTTCCCGTCCTCTTAGATTGCCATCGCCGATACGGACGTTGACTTCGGCATGTTTCAACGCGTAGCAGAGGTTGTGCGTGAACTTCCTGAAGAACGGGCGTTCGTATTCACCTTGAAAGCTCAAGTACACGTCGTAATTCCAACGTTTTAAGGAGGAAGACGTCGAGGCATCCATCGGAACATTTGTTGCTGCACTTGTTTTGGTCCGGTCTGATTATTGTTCTTGGCAGAGGTTTTTGTGTTTGCACAGACGAAGAATATTTTCAGATCTATGATCTATCTACAAACACCACACAGCAGAGGAAGGTAAAGTCAAAGCCCGCTAAAGTCCAATTcattttttaatggaattaactTGGCGAATCCGGATCTCGCTAGATCTTAtatgtgaaaattttgaaattctgtcaattttgtttattcatgcgattaaaaattattttaaatatttttatttaaaattaaacacaaatagtatttgacaaaaactgatcgtacgatgtacgataaattaACACGATTCACAAATCTCcaagatcctcaccaaaagcatctggagaggatcctgttggtgTTGGCTACTTGTTTGTGAATGATATACCAATCTTGccacttaatattacggtctaatggtatttattttcttttataagtaagaggttttatgttcgattctcgtcaaataagaatttgaaccacattattactaacctaTTATGAAGCTAAATCTACCTCCTCCCattttgtgtaaataatatcgtttgtttaaaaaaaaaaaaattagagactGAGCTACAAACTTATTAGCCTCTTGTCACAAACGTTTACGCatgtggtttttttctttttttattttttacctaTTTTAGatagaagttttaacgaaacacttccggtattgtttactttaacgaaaaataatttttttttaaaaagatacCTATCAACCACCTTACAtggtttcttttttatttattttttaaatcttaatAGCCGAAGGGCAATTTTGGTATTGTGAACACTTCAATCTTTTTGCCTTCTCGTTTTATATACTACTAATATATCACCATGCAcaaagtgtaaaaaaaaaattatttttgtttttaaaattgaaggagagaggaagagagaacaTAGGAGtgaagagagagggaaagatgtttttttttttttttttttataaatcagATATGATAAAATCACATGTAGGtaatgtttaaaaaaaacaaaattttattttgtgaaattaaGTTATTGTCCTTAACTTTTTTGATGtgatagaaaacaaaaatgtattttaccctcttttggttgataaaATGGGTTTcattaatgtcacatcccggcccggggcggaacacttcccgggcccgttccaccaccgtagcacgagcaacttcccagtggatcacccatcatgggattgctctagctcccttctcgcttaacttcggagttcctacggaacccgaaaccagtgagctcccaaaaggcctcgtgttaggtagggatggaaatatatatttaaggatcactcccctggacgatgtgggatgtcacaatccaccccccttaggggcccgacgtcctcgtcggcatactacggccagggttaggctctgataccaaattgtcacatcccggcccagggcggatcacttcccgggcccgctccaccaccgtaacacgatattgtccgctttgggcttaccattccctcacggttttgtttttgggaactcacgagcaacttcccaatgggtcacccatcatgggattgctctaacccccttctcgcttaacttcggagttcctacagaacccgaagccagtgagctcccaaaaggcctcatgctaggtagagatatgaatatacatttaaggatcactcccctgggcgatgtgggatgtcacaatccacccccctcaggggcccgacgtcttcgtcggcacacacacgaccagggttaggctctgataccaaattgtcacatcccggcccgggcgggactacttcccgggcccgactccactaccgtaacacgatattgtccgctttggactcaccattccctcacggttttgttttttgggaactcacgagcaacttcccagtgggtcacccatcatgggattactctaacccccttctcgcttaacttcggagttcctacagaacccgaagccagtgagctcccaaaaggcctcgtgctaggtagagatatgaatatacatttaaggatcactcccctgggcgatgtgggatgtcacaattaacACGTATTTTAGAAATATAAACTAGCAAACTAGTATTTTAGCctaattaatttctttcatACTCTTGGGCTAAAATTTAAGGGAACTTTCAAGAAAAGGGATTggactaagtttattttaaccaaaaacaatgctataaatttatttaatgaaaaagacttgaatTTTACTACAAACccttaaactttaataaaaaaaggacaaaagaatttaaattttaatgaaaaatgacagtttttaatattaaaaaaataactgaCGCCCAGGATCTGCACATCATCACAcatactgtttatgaaacttattaCATTGCTTTgaagtcatttttattaattttcctaaaatttaACTTAGAACCATTGGAGCAAAAAAACTTTTCctaggttaaaacctaaattttaaaccaaatgttGGAAATGGTCTAATGGGGGGCAACCCGAAAAACAACTAACAAAAAACTTATTATGGTGTGACTGACACATCCTGACCCAAAATGTCCATTAGAACTCCGAAccgagttgtgctggccgacacctggaaggtgacgaagccataagaTGTAGTGAAGTGGAATAAATGAATaactttaaacctaaaagtgcctaattgAAAGAGTGC is from Pyrus communis chromosome 10, drPyrComm1.1, whole genome shotgun sequence and encodes:
- the LOC137746521 gene encoding disease resistance protein RPV1-like translates to MDASTSSSLKRWNYDVYLSFQGEYERPFFRKFTHNLCYALKHAEVNVRIGDGNLRGRENEVNVLNQAIQGSKVAVIVFSENYAESICCLDDLAKIMECRKTLGQMVIPIFCDVQPSEVRTQTGTFATAFLDHERRSYDAKEKLQLWRDALTDAANLSGFNARFTDWDEERKFIREIVTEIIRVLDRRPCLEVATNPVGIDSRVQEISNYLDVGGSNDVRIIGIWGMGGVGKTTVAKAIFNKYQGLFEGKSFLASVREEKLVKLQYTLLSDVLRSGNIKVSRIDEGTEDIKRRLGNQMVLVIVDEVDSVKQLEALAIKRDSFGPGSRIIITSRDQHLLKILKANTICHLPAMNKEEALELLSWHAFSKNYPNEEYLHVSREVVDYCGGLPLALEVLGSYLSGKSSSEWKSELEKLKCHPRGEVLNRLKISFDQLADDDLKAIFLDISCFFTGMNKDYVMKILDGCDLYPEIGISVLQERCLVTTNDDFTLVMHDLLRDMGREIVHLESHDPGNRSRLWHHNDVLKVLTDKSGTEAIQGLTLDLQESDETIFSTEAFRNMHSLRLLKLNYVKLTGSYNNLFNELRWLCWHGFPLEVIPEDFDHPNIVVIDLSYSKLTQVWKDSDLLLEKLKFLNLSHSHYLRQSPDFSKLPNLEQLVLQDCKSLLNIDQSIGQLEKLVSVDLKDCLLRDLPKSFYKLTSIETLDLTGCSNFENLEDLAGNVLLEKLKFLYLGYCNRLIRLPDFSKIPNLERLILEDCKSLSEIHSVLRLKKLKYLSLANCNLADHAIPIDLGALFSLEVLDARGNGFKCLPILSRLNKLQTLHLNNCTNLQKIPYLPTNLEILEADECIALEKMPNFSEMSRMRVLHLNHSPKITEIGGLHKSLKSMTRIHMEGCTNLTAEFRKKILQGWTSCGYGGIFLNGNYIPEWFKYVGDDEVCFAVTESVGSNFNGLTLCCVYSSNKQPEDCPLVISVRNKTKRTALLAHITYASVPTFCDYEDHYLWQGQLSNDVLCWQKGDQVKIFVGPARPGDNSARVKKVAVNLVWDKFMKENTDDSHPGLYDLNPHQDCLSGDNDEARTSHDTSDENLPSKILRSDSIDSGEDEAGPSPDLSDENRTPKRGLFSFLSKLLPSCGKKTK